From Vicinamibacterales bacterium, one genomic window encodes:
- a CDS encoding cysteine desulfurase family protein, which produces MRIYLDHNATTPLDPAVVEAISATLRVEFGNPSSVHHFGQRAKQLVDKARATVAALIKAEPSEIVFTSGGTEADNLAIRGVADAVRSTGRRHLITSAIEHEAVLNTIKALGRQGWQTTLLPVDTNGMVSAVDLTKAIDGNTALVSVMHANNEIGTIQPITELAEIAHKHGALFHTDAIQSIGKIPVNVKTLGPDLLSLSAHKYNGPKGVGALWLKRGIRLSTVQTGGRHERNRRAGTENVPGLVGLGVASALAQGKLAESKHEFSALRDLLEEGILQKISDTAINGQQDQRVPNTSNISFAGVEAESLLIALDLEGVAVSTGSACSSGTLEPSHVLRAMGLPSNRVQSSIRFSLGTGNTQSDVDHLVNILPAIVGRLRALSSSSLRMDRNRRPTESDSSASRGNR; this is translated from the coding sequence ATGCGGATCTACCTCGACCACAACGCTACCACCCCTCTTGACCCTGCCGTCGTCGAAGCTATTTCTGCCACTCTTCGGGTCGAGTTTGGAAACCCATCTAGCGTCCACCACTTTGGCCAACGTGCTAAGCAGTTGGTCGACAAAGCTCGAGCAACTGTTGCGGCTCTCATCAAGGCCGAACCCTCAGAGATTGTCTTTACTAGCGGAGGTACCGAGGCCGACAACCTTGCAATTCGTGGCGTAGCAGACGCGGTGAGGTCAACAGGCCGTAGACATTTGATCACCAGCGCAATCGAACACGAAGCAGTGTTGAACACAATTAAAGCGCTTGGTCGCCAAGGCTGGCAAACCACTCTTCTTCCGGTCGACACCAATGGGATGGTGTCTGCCGTAGACCTTACAAAGGCAATTGATGGCAATACCGCACTCGTCTCGGTGATGCATGCGAATAATGAAATCGGTACAATTCAGCCAATCACTGAACTGGCTGAAATCGCTCACAAGCATGGCGCGCTGTTTCACACTGATGCCATCCAATCAATTGGCAAGATCCCTGTTAACGTGAAGACACTCGGACCGGACTTACTATCGCTGTCGGCGCACAAATATAATGGCCCCAAAGGCGTTGGAGCCCTTTGGCTAAAAAGGGGCATCCGATTGTCCACTGTTCAAACGGGAGGACGACACGAACGGAATCGACGGGCTGGCACCGAAAATGTCCCAGGTTTGGTTGGATTAGGTGTCGCTTCAGCACTAGCACAGGGGAAGCTTGCCGAGTCCAAACATGAGTTCTCCGCGCTACGGGATCTTCTTGAGGAAGGCATTCTGCAAAAAATATCGGACACCGCAATCAATGGTCAGCAAGATCAACGAGTTCCTAACACCTCAAATATCAGTTTTGCTGGAGTCGAAGCCGAGTCTCTTCTCATTGCGCTCGATCTCGAAGGGGTGGCTGTGTCTACTGGCTCCGCCTGTTCCTCAGGCACACTTGAACCGTCACATGTACTTCGGGCAATGGGACTCCCTTCAAATCGGGTGCAGAGTTCTATTAGATTTAGTCTAGGAACGGGCAATACCCAATCCGACGTGGATCACCTGGTAAACATATTACCTGCCATCGTCGGCCGCCTACGAGCCCTGTCCAGTAGTAGTCTCCGCATGGATAGAAATAGGCGTCCCACTGAAAGTGATTCGAGCGCATCAAGAGGGAATCGCTAA
- a CDS encoding polymer-forming cytoskeletal protein yields MWKRDESVKKINSNKRGMDLNGSGDEGVDYRANVGAKSPVTKIVNIGKSVMIKGQVNGNEDLTIEGRVDGKIELEQNVLTIGPNGKIEAELIAKSVVVLGNVTGNVTATERIEIRDSGSVDGDLVAPRVVIAEGAHFRGSVDMQRGIVDQSESEKKSTEVKPATESFESKRAVPAVR; encoded by the coding sequence ATGTGGAAACGAGATGAATCAGTGAAGAAGATCAATTCCAATAAACGAGGCATGGACCTAAATGGTTCAGGAGATGAAGGGGTTGATTACCGGGCCAACGTTGGAGCTAAGAGTCCCGTGACAAAAATCGTCAATATCGGTAAGTCCGTCATGATTAAAGGTCAGGTCAACGGTAACGAAGACCTCACGATTGAGGGACGTGTTGATGGGAAGATTGAGCTTGAGCAGAACGTTCTGACGATCGGGCCCAACGGTAAGATTGAGGCTGAATTGATTGCGAAGTCCGTAGTGGTATTAGGCAACGTGACGGGTAATGTAACAGCCACGGAACGAATTGAAATTCGCGATAGCGGTTCCGTTGATGGCGATCTTGTTGCACCCCGGGTGGTGATCGCCGAGGGTGCTCATTTCCGAGGCAGCGTTGATATGCAGCGGGGAATTGTAGATCAGTCGGAATCTGAGAAGAAGTCCACTGAGGTAAAGCCGGCGACTGAGAGCTTTGAGTCCAAACGGGCTGTACCTGCCGTACGATAG
- a CDS encoding methyltransferase domain-containing protein, translated as MTGRRQALGRNLRELLPRPHPGCRVSNIGSVIGSQIPFDDRLGIDSDAGSRGPPDALICKDDVSSSQRFSSANNRSNWSGSGGLLRLDQETSGDTIFSTRGLGRFVQYLEKLRSPTVIDLGPGVGSSVAFFGERLGCKLIVEDLFTELDNSADQTEPESDRLTSVMRERLDYKADSIDGVLCWDVFDYLDKLSAESLAQQIVRILKPGGAVFALFSECRLSERCLAKYAIVDTEHLELRTYSTARSKTRWWGSRDVCKLFHGLTIGESYLLRIQIREMLFLKPRPTTGL; from the coding sequence ATGACTGGAAGGCGGCAGGCGCTCGGTCGAAATCTGAGGGAACTACTTCCGCGTCCGCACCCAGGTTGCCGAGTTTCCAATATTGGAAGCGTCATCGGCAGTCAAATTCCCTTTGACGATCGTCTGGGTATCGATTCGGACGCGGGGTCTCGAGGGCCCCCGGATGCATTAATTTGCAAGGATGACGTGTCGAGCTCTCAGAGATTTTCATCAGCAAATAATCGTTCGAATTGGAGCGGTTCGGGTGGATTATTGCGCCTTGATCAAGAAACTTCGGGAGACACCATTTTTTCAACGAGGGGCCTTGGTCGGTTTGTACAGTATTTGGAGAAGTTAAGGTCTCCAACGGTAATTGATTTGGGGCCAGGGGTCGGTTCCAGTGTGGCCTTCTTCGGAGAGCGACTCGGTTGCAAGTTGATTGTTGAGGATCTATTTACGGAACTTGATAATTCGGCGGATCAAACTGAGCCAGAGAGTGACCGATTAACTTCGGTCATGCGTGAGCGCCTCGATTATAAGGCCGATAGTATCGATGGGGTGCTGTGCTGGGATGTGTTTGATTACCTAGACAAGCTTTCAGCTGAGAGTCTTGCGCAGCAAATTGTCCGCATTTTAAAGCCTGGCGGCGCGGTGTTTGCTTTATTCAGCGAGTGCAGGCTTAGCGAACGTTGCCTCGCAAAATACGCGATTGTCGACACTGAGCATTTAGAATTACGAACGTATTCTACTGCTCGAAGTAAGACCAGGTGGTGGGGCAGTCGTGATGTGTGTAAGCTTTTTCATGGCTTGACTATAGGTGAAAGCTATTTACTAAGAATTCAAATTCGTGAAATGTTGTTTTTGAAGCCGCGGCCTACTACGGGCCTCTAA
- a CDS encoding SAM-dependent chlorinase/fluorinase — translation MARPIIALLSDFGSQDHYAGAMKGVVLSICPEATLVDISHDIAPHDILGGALQLAASYSYFPQGTVFLVVVDPGVGSKRRGLVADTGDYRFVAPDNGVLTAVFAEGPPKTIVEITERRYGRPTVSRTFEGRDRFAPAAAWLAKGTRLAALGRPLQSYRTIEIPVPVIEAETIKGQVIRVDRFGNAVTNIDRNCFERFANAGAVQVKAGDYRIDRLVATYEDIGSGEVSALFGSTDHLELTANSSSAARRLGLDRGSLVVVTRD, via the coding sequence ATGGCTCGTCCAATAATCGCACTCTTAAGCGATTTCGGAAGCCAAGATCACTACGCCGGTGCAATGAAAGGTGTGGTCCTCAGCATTTGCCCTGAAGCCACCCTTGTCGATATTTCACATGACATTGCTCCGCATGACATTCTTGGTGGCGCTTTACAACTGGCCGCTTCTTATTCCTACTTTCCGCAGGGCACAGTCTTTCTCGTTGTGGTTGACCCTGGGGTAGGTTCGAAGCGTCGGGGACTTGTAGCGGACACAGGTGATTACCGGTTCGTAGCCCCTGATAATGGGGTATTGACGGCAGTGTTTGCCGAGGGTCCACCGAAGACCATTGTCGAGATAACCGAAAGGCGTTACGGTCGCCCAACGGTTAGCCGAACCTTTGAAGGGCGGGATCGTTTTGCGCCAGCAGCGGCTTGGCTGGCAAAGGGTACACGGTTAGCGGCACTTGGGCGTCCACTCCAATCTTATAGAACCATCGAAATACCAGTGCCGGTAATCGAGGCTGAAACTATCAAAGGTCAGGTAATTAGAGTCGATCGATTTGGAAATGCAGTGACCAATATTGATCGAAACTGTTTTGAGCGATTTGCTAATGCCGGCGCTGTGCAGGTAAAGGCTGGCGACTATCGCATCGACCGGTTGGTTGCTACTTACGAAGATATTGGCAGCGGCGAGGTGTCTGCGCTGTTCGGTAGTACCGACCATCTTGAGTTGACAGCAAACTCCTCCAGTGCAGCTAGGCGTCTTGGCTTGGACCGCGGATCGCTGGTAGTGGTGACTCGAGATTGA
- a CDS encoding acyl-CoA dehydrogenase family protein: protein MLGFDLNEEHQLLEQSVREWGAKEIAPKIHDLDRAHQFDATILPKMADLGLLGVCVPAAYGGAGMDYISLGLASEELEYVDTSLRVILSVHVGLNCLSLLAWGTESQKQQYLVPQARGERISTYGLTEPAAGSDVRGLQSIAEKNGADYILTGEKQWISLADVADNFLVFAWTDAEKKRQRDPSGLTAFIVERDFKGFSSGTMKEKWGILAGNTGYFKMDEVRVPSENVLGRPGEGFKIAMFALDQGRYTVAAGATGLIRACRDASASYAKERQAFGVEIAQHQLVKAMIAQMESDYQAARLLWLRSGCMKNEGKRNTRETSLAKWFTTVASERAASDAVQVHGANGYSDEYPVGRFFRNCKGAVIYEGTREIHTLMQADYVLGYRQDGSTRCQLPAYVPSE, encoded by the coding sequence ATGCTTGGATTTGATCTCAACGAAGAACACCAGCTTCTGGAGCAATCCGTTCGTGAGTGGGGGGCCAAGGAGATTGCTCCAAAGATTCACGACCTCGATCGGGCCCACCAGTTCGACGCGACCATTCTTCCGAAAATGGCTGATCTTGGATTACTTGGAGTGTGTGTGCCCGCGGCTTATGGCGGTGCAGGTATGGACTACATTAGCCTTGGCCTGGCGAGCGAAGAGCTTGAGTATGTGGATACTTCGTTACGGGTAATCCTTTCTGTGCACGTTGGTCTTAATTGCCTTTCCCTTTTAGCTTGGGGCACCGAATCTCAGAAGCAACAATATTTGGTTCCGCAGGCTCGGGGAGAGCGTATTTCGACTTACGGTCTAACGGAGCCGGCGGCGGGTAGTGATGTGCGGGGCTTGCAAAGTATTGCTGAAAAAAATGGCGCGGACTACATTCTGACTGGTGAAAAGCAATGGATATCACTAGCTGATGTGGCTGACAACTTTTTGGTGTTTGCTTGGACCGACGCGGAGAAGAAACGTCAGCGCGACCCATCAGGACTCACAGCGTTTATTGTTGAGCGAGATTTTAAGGGCTTTTCAAGCGGAACGATGAAGGAGAAGTGGGGCATTTTGGCTGGTAACACGGGTTACTTCAAGATGGACGAGGTGAGGGTGCCATCAGAGAATGTATTGGGTAGGCCTGGCGAAGGATTCAAAATTGCCATGTTTGCGTTGGATCAAGGTCGTTACACGGTTGCAGCAGGGGCTACTGGGTTAATTCGCGCATGCCGGGATGCGAGCGCGTCCTACGCGAAAGAACGACAGGCGTTTGGAGTTGAGATTGCTCAGCACCAACTTGTTAAGGCGATGATTGCTCAAATGGAGTCAGACTATCAGGCCGCGAGGTTGCTTTGGCTACGATCGGGTTGCATGAAGAATGAAGGTAAACGAAATACTCGGGAGACCAGTCTAGCTAAATGGTTTACTACGGTTGCATCGGAGCGAGCAGCTAGCGATGCGGTCCAGGTTCACGGTGCGAACGGGTATTCTGACGAGTATCCTGTTGGCCGGTTCTTCCGAAACTGCAAGGGAGCAGTAATTTACGAGGGAACACGAGAAATCCACACTCTAATGCAAGCAGATTATGTTCTTGGCTATAGACAGGATGGCTCAACTCGGTGCCAGTTGCCGGCTTATGTGCCGTCAGAGTGA
- the glpX gene encoding class II fructose-bisphosphatase, which yields MNSDLSLDFLTVVEQAAIACAHTMGQGDRHQSDLVAVEAMRRSMDAVPMNGTVVIGEGERDEAPMLFIGEKVGKAQHDSGSYPEIDIAVDPLEGTNLCATGSPNAIAVLAAADRGGLLHAPDIYMEKLVVGPSCKEAVSLDASVSENLGAIAECLGRRVEDLVVVVLDRSRHKKLIDDIRAAGARILLITDGDLSAGISAAVAGSGIHAVMGTGGAPEGVLAAAAARCLNGEILARLVVRKPEDEERCRAMGISDLKRVYRARDLASSESIIFAATGVTEGTLMQGVRFFGDGIRTHSLIMQTRPHQVRFVDTIHVRGKSTETLVRL from the coding sequence ATGAACTCAGATCTCTCTCTCGATTTTCTCACTGTAGTTGAGCAGGCGGCTATTGCTTGTGCCCATACGATGGGTCAAGGGGATCGCCACCAATCAGACCTAGTGGCGGTTGAGGCGATGCGTCGATCGATGGACGCCGTACCGATGAACGGAACTGTCGTCATTGGGGAAGGTGAGCGGGACGAAGCTCCGATGCTGTTCATAGGCGAAAAGGTTGGTAAGGCCCAACACGACTCAGGGTCCTATCCGGAAATTGATATAGCCGTCGATCCACTGGAAGGTACCAACTTGTGCGCAACAGGTTCGCCAAATGCGATCGCGGTCCTGGCGGCAGCCGATCGAGGTGGATTGCTGCATGCTCCTGATATCTACATGGAAAAACTGGTCGTTGGACCCAGCTGTAAGGAGGCGGTGAGTCTCGATGCGTCTGTGTCTGAGAATCTCGGTGCTATCGCTGAGTGCCTTGGTCGCCGAGTTGAGGACCTCGTTGTAGTGGTTTTAGACCGGTCTCGCCATAAGAAACTAATTGATGATATCAGGGCAGCCGGCGCTCGGATTCTACTGATAACGGATGGCGATCTATCAGCAGGAATCTCGGCGGCAGTGGCAGGAAGCGGAATCCATGCAGTGATGGGTACGGGTGGCGCACCTGAAGGAGTATTGGCCGCAGCAGCCGCGCGATGTTTGAATGGTGAGATTCTCGCCCGCCTTGTGGTTAGGAAACCGGAAGATGAGGAGCGGTGCCGAGCCATGGGTATCAGTGATTTGAAACGGGTTTATCGTGCCCGCGATCTGGCATCTAGTGAATCGATTATTTTTGCTGCCACCGGGGTAACAGAAGGGACTCTAATGCAAGGCGTTCGGTTTTTCGGTGATGGGATTCGCACCCATTCACTGATTATGCAAACACGACCGCACCAAGTGCGCTTCGTAGATACTATTCACGTTAGAGGAAAATCCACTGAAACGCTAGTTCGGCTCTAA
- a CDS encoding MFS transporter produces the protein MNDLPSKKHQSSHDWWRNQTALTVATFIGSAGFTLVMPFLPLYFRVLGVTDVGAIAVWAGVSVGITPAVAAVMTPLWGKLGDRVGRKPMVARALMSFIVVMIALAFVTAPWQVFALRFLHGVFAGYGALTLAMAAESAPADRMARAVGLVQIARRLGPAIGPVIGGLVAALVGLRQAFLVAAFLYVLAMVVMLSLYREPPRILSRPSDDVKPKTVRQVIRYKGLALMMSVIFTMQYVERSLGPVLPLFVGSLGVSMGQVPLWSGILFSLVAGGGAVGNHLCSPLLERYSPGTVILASIIVATGVAASVSGATQVLLLVAALPLFGLAIGIGSTAAYTIAGQVIPSDAQGVGFGVLSSASMVGLAISPVLSGLLGSVNLRSVFFLDALLLAALGVVGSSSLRRIVTMRDLKPAEQ, from the coding sequence TTGAACGACCTCCCTTCCAAGAAGCACCAATCCAGTCATGATTGGTGGCGGAATCAAACGGCTCTTACGGTCGCCACTTTCATTGGTTCGGCTGGTTTCACTCTAGTCATGCCATTTCTGCCGTTGTATTTTCGAGTCCTTGGTGTCACTGACGTAGGGGCGATTGCGGTGTGGGCTGGTGTCAGTGTAGGAATCACGCCGGCAGTTGCTGCCGTTATGACTCCGCTCTGGGGCAAACTTGGTGACCGCGTTGGGCGCAAGCCAATGGTCGCTAGAGCCCTGATGAGTTTTATCGTCGTAATGATCGCTCTAGCATTCGTTACAGCGCCATGGCAGGTTTTTGCTCTTCGTTTCTTGCACGGTGTGTTTGCTGGATACGGAGCACTGACGTTGGCAATGGCCGCGGAATCGGCACCGGCCGACCGGATGGCCCGTGCAGTCGGTCTCGTGCAAATAGCCCGAAGGCTCGGTCCCGCAATAGGCCCGGTCATAGGTGGTTTAGTGGCCGCCCTGGTCGGTTTAAGGCAAGCGTTTCTCGTGGCGGCGTTCCTCTACGTGCTAGCCATGGTGGTAATGCTGTCGCTTTATCGTGAGCCGCCTCGCATTTTGTCTCGGCCATCTGACGATGTTAAGCCGAAGACTGTTCGCCAAGTAATCAGGTATAAAGGATTAGCTTTGATGATGAGCGTAATCTTTACAATGCAATATGTTGAGCGTAGCCTAGGCCCGGTTTTGCCCCTGTTCGTAGGGTCGCTTGGGGTGTCTATGGGCCAGGTTCCACTGTGGTCTGGAATTCTTTTTTCTCTAGTTGCCGGCGGTGGGGCCGTTGGTAACCATTTGTGTAGTCCGCTGCTTGAACGTTATTCACCGGGCACCGTGATTCTCGCAAGCATTATTGTGGCTACCGGCGTTGCTGCTAGTGTGTCTGGTGCTACGCAAGTCCTGTTGCTCGTAGCCGCATTGCCATTATTCGGGCTTGCGATCGGAATCGGCTCCACAGCCGCCTACACAATTGCGGGGCAGGTGATCCCTTCTGATGCGCAAGGTGTTGGTTTTGGTGTCTTGTCAAGCGCGTCGATGGTTGGGTTGGCGATTAGTCCTGTACTAAGCGGTTTACTAGGCAGTGTTAATCTACGGAGCGTCTTTTTCCTTGATGCATTACTGCTAGCGGCATTGGGCGTAGTCGGAAGTTCCAGTTTACGTAGAATTGTGACCATGAGAGATCTGAAGCCAGCTGAGCAGTAG
- a CDS encoding L-threonylcarbamoyladenylate synthase — protein sequence MSKEVLVCQNEFASGIIDRVANAVLEGQIIVCPTDTFYALVADAKNLTAMEQIYTIKNRSTNQPLPLIAVDVQQVNEQVGALSQLGERLASTFWPGPLTLVVPAHAALGDQCKAADGSVAVRVPDQCFAREVISEVGHPVTATSANVSGDTAISRIEDLTQEIRDGVDLIIDAGNLVGGVPSTIVDVRYATPILIRDGAVPWNRVLESLQ from the coding sequence ATGTCCAAAGAAGTTCTCGTTTGTCAAAACGAATTCGCCTCAGGCATTATTGACCGAGTTGCCAATGCAGTGTTGGAAGGTCAAATCATCGTTTGTCCTACAGATACTTTCTATGCACTTGTTGCAGATGCGAAGAACTTAACTGCGATGGAGCAGATTTATACAATTAAGAATAGATCGACCAACCAGCCGTTACCGCTTATTGCGGTGGACGTGCAACAGGTGAACGAACAGGTTGGAGCTCTTTCCCAGCTCGGAGAACGCCTGGCTTCAACTTTCTGGCCTGGTCCTCTAACTTTGGTTGTACCAGCGCACGCTGCCCTTGGGGATCAATGTAAGGCCGCTGACGGGTCTGTCGCTGTTCGAGTGCCCGATCAGTGCTTCGCTAGGGAAGTTATAAGTGAAGTAGGCCATCCAGTTACGGCAACGAGCGCCAATGTTTCTGGCGATACTGCGATCAGTCGAATAGAAGATTTAACTCAAGAGATTCGAGATGGTGTTGACTTGATTATTGACGCGGGAAACCTTGTGGGTGGTGTGCCTTCAACAATCGTTGATGTTCGTTATGCAACGCCGATATTGATTCGAGATGGGGCAGTTCCCTGGAATCGCGTGTTAGAATCGCTTCAGTGA
- the hflX gene encoding GTPase HflX, which produces MRRESERAFQSSVTPSRFQRAALIGITAGDRDSTESSLEELARLAQTAGAIPVFRILQERRRPHPGTFLGLGKVKELGRACEEHEINVVIADSELSPIQRGNLEEIVQCGVIDRTQLILDIFARRARSSEGKLQVELAQLRYLLPRLVGFGRALSRLGGGIGTRGPGETKLETDRRRIHRRLSAVKRQIERVRKHRAQLRARRTKRQLPTVALVGYTNAGKTTLFNRLTGDDAVASDALFVTLDPLVRRLRLSDNRTVLCSDTVGFLDRLPHTLVAAFRATLEEVAEADLVVQVCDSSSPVRDEHVRAVQRVLAEIRADTVPCVVVWNKSDLITREERRRIRLREPGSVCLSAIDPASRSIALELIEKGLRRTTTGAQYCETGRTA; this is translated from the coding sequence ATGCGGCGAGAGTCTGAGCGCGCCTTCCAATCATCAGTGACACCTTCAAGATTTCAGCGAGCGGCCCTGATTGGAATAACTGCGGGCGATCGCGATTCAACCGAGTCGTCACTTGAGGAGTTGGCTCGACTTGCCCAAACAGCAGGCGCTATTCCGGTGTTTCGAATTCTGCAGGAACGTCGTCGGCCACACCCAGGGACATTCCTTGGACTAGGAAAGGTTAAGGAATTAGGAAGGGCTTGTGAGGAGCATGAAATCAACGTTGTGATTGCAGATAGTGAGCTTTCGCCGATCCAGCGAGGAAATCTTGAAGAGATTGTCCAATGTGGTGTTATCGATCGGACCCAATTAATCCTAGACATTTTCGCTCGTCGCGCTCGCAGCAGTGAAGGTAAGCTTCAGGTTGAACTGGCGCAACTACGATATTTACTACCCAGACTTGTTGGATTCGGGCGGGCGCTGTCACGTCTCGGAGGGGGGATTGGAACCCGAGGTCCTGGTGAGACGAAACTCGAAACGGACCGTCGGCGTATTCACCGTCGTTTGTCAGCAGTCAAACGTCAGATCGAACGTGTGAGAAAGCATCGAGCCCAACTTCGCGCAAGACGTACTAAGCGGCAATTACCTACCGTAGCACTTGTTGGTTATACCAATGCTGGTAAGACTACGCTGTTTAATCGGCTGACGGGAGATGACGCTGTGGCTTCAGATGCGTTATTTGTAACGTTGGATCCGTTAGTTCGACGGCTTCGCCTTTCTGATAATAGAACGGTTCTGTGCTCTGATACCGTAGGATTTCTTGATCGTCTTCCGCATACCTTAGTGGCGGCCTTTCGGGCTACATTGGAGGAAGTGGCAGAGGCTGATCTTGTTGTACAGGTGTGTGACTCGTCAAGTCCAGTGAGAGATGAGCATGTTAGAGCGGTCCAACGTGTACTTGCTGAGATTAGAGCTGATACGGTGCCTTGCGTAGTCGTCTGGAATAAGAGCGATTTAATCACTAGGGAGGAGCGGCGCCGAATCCGTTTACGTGAACCTGGGTCCGTGTGCCTGTCGGCAATTGACCCCGCAAGTCGGTCAATTGCATTGGAGCTGATCGAGAAGGGGCTTAGGCGGACAACTACTGGGGCTCAATATTGTGAAACGGGACGGACAGCCTAA
- a CDS encoding tetratricopeptide repeat protein, which produces MVNSPVVSEHIEAWRRLQAGDLFSATAGFSEVLSANEIFYPAEAGLGYVDIAARRLDDALERFGSVLEDVPGYAPAWVGRGEALLASGREAEAMLAYESALVADSNLSDVRRRIQVLRFRSVRVAIEIARAAEQAERYGEARQAYEEALTIAPNSGVIYRGLAFIEHRLGDLGRALEHVMRANDLEPGDPGGLTLQGEILESLGDLEGAETVFSQAVRIDPTPDRRENLDRVLGRLTALRLPPEYRAIPTKDRITRAELASIIGVNLGQLLSSSEQNVTVLTTDTRTHWAYQWILLVVEAGVMEVFSNHTFQPESLVDRGGLAQVVSRVLTLIVRRDPSSGASWQTVRRQFTDVDQQHLLHEAASVAVAAEILPILEGNRFGLSDSVSGREALAAVDQLEGLLVPEK; this is translated from the coding sequence ATGGTTAATTCTCCTGTTGTAAGCGAGCACATCGAGGCTTGGCGGAGACTGCAGGCTGGTGACTTATTTTCGGCTACTGCTGGGTTTTCGGAGGTGCTTTCGGCGAACGAAATATTCTATCCGGCTGAGGCGGGCCTCGGCTATGTAGACATCGCTGCCAGACGATTGGATGATGCGTTAGAGCGATTCGGTTCTGTATTGGAGGACGTACCAGGATATGCCCCTGCTTGGGTTGGGCGAGGAGAGGCGCTATTAGCTTCGGGGCGAGAGGCAGAGGCGATGTTGGCTTATGAATCGGCACTAGTCGCGGATTCTAATCTTTCTGACGTTCGCCGAAGGATTCAGGTGCTCCGCTTTCGTAGCGTTCGTGTTGCTATCGAGATAGCTCGGGCCGCGGAACAGGCCGAGCGGTATGGGGAAGCACGACAGGCATACGAGGAGGCCCTGACTATTGCTCCTAACAGTGGAGTGATTTACCGAGGGTTAGCGTTTATCGAACACCGGCTTGGTGATCTTGGGCGGGCACTTGAGCATGTTATGAGAGCGAATGACCTTGAGCCGGGCGATCCGGGAGGCTTAACGCTTCAGGGAGAGATTCTCGAATCTCTCGGCGATCTTGAGGGCGCAGAGACCGTGTTTTCGCAGGCGGTACGTATCGATCCAACGCCGGACAGGCGTGAGAATCTTGATCGCGTCTTGGGACGACTAACCGCTTTACGTTTACCTCCAGAATATCGCGCCATTCCGACTAAAGACCGGATAACTCGTGCAGAGTTGGCTTCAATAATCGGTGTAAATCTTGGCCAACTCCTGTCAAGTTCTGAACAAAACGTAACAGTGCTTACTACCGACACACGAACTCACTGGGCTTATCAATGGATTCTTCTCGTAGTTGAGGCAGGAGTCATGGAGGTGTTTTCAAACCACACTTTTCAACCAGAAAGTCTCGTGGATCGTGGCGGGCTTGCTCAGGTTGTAAGTCGCGTGTTGACACTGATTGTTAGACGAGATCCAAGCAGTGGTGCAAGCTGGCAAACAGTTCGGCGACAATTTACCGATGTCGACCAGCAGCATTTACTGCACGAGGCTGCATCGGTGGCAGTAGCCGCCGAGATTTTACCTATTCTCGAGGGTAATCGCTTTGGCTTATCCGATTCTGTTAGCGGTCGCGAAGCTTTAGCAGCGGTGGACCAACTTGAAGGATTGCTAGTCCCTGAGAAGTAA
- a CDS encoding CDP-alcohol phosphatidyltransferase family protein: protein MAVITLANQLTLLRMLLIPAFVILTAYHFLGWALVTFVVAGVTDMLDGVIARWSNERTKIGAWLDPAADKLLLLTAFVVLTLPELNLTNKLPIWLTVVVISRDVIIVLTVAIVNLAVGPRTFPPSVFGKLATGTYVVTTVIVMTFNYLEQESVAVDVCIYASLVIALVSGLHYIAHAARVVNRH, encoded by the coding sequence ATGGCCGTAATAACATTAGCAAACCAACTTACGCTATTACGGATGCTACTAATCCCAGCATTTGTGATTTTAACGGCCTATCACTTCTTGGGATGGGCGCTCGTCACATTTGTCGTCGCTGGTGTGACGGATATGCTGGATGGTGTTATTGCTCGGTGGTCGAATGAACGGACAAAGATTGGCGCATGGTTAGATCCAGCTGCAGACAAGCTTCTGTTATTAACCGCTTTCGTTGTTCTAACGCTTCCAGAGCTTAACCTAACGAATAAATTACCAATTTGGTTAACGGTGGTGGTTATTAGCCGTGATGTGATCATTGTGCTTACAGTCGCGATCGTTAATTTGGCCGTTGGACCTCGGACATTTCCCCCTTCAGTATTCGGCAAGCTGGCCACTGGAACCTACGTCGTGACAACAGTTATCGTCATGACTTTTAATTACCTTGAACAAGAGTCAGTAGCTGTTGATGTGTGTATTTACGCGTCGCTCGTGATTGCTCTTGTTTCCGGTTTGCACTACATTGCACACGCTGCAAGAGTCGTCAATCGTCACTGA